A genomic segment from Streptomyces antibioticus encodes:
- a CDS encoding bifunctional 3-phenylpropionate/cinnamic acid dioxygenase ferredoxin subunit, whose protein sequence is MMIPACRLADLPRGEALRLDIDPPVSVFHTDDGELYAIDDTCTHQDASLADGWLEGCEVECPLHASKFDLRTGAVDAPPAKHPVRTHEVVVADGVIHVRLSAEAPRLPPCVASRLAGGPA, encoded by the coding sequence ATGATGATTCCCGCGTGCCGTCTTGCGGATCTCCCGCGAGGCGAGGCTCTCCGGCTCGACATCGATCCGCCGGTCTCGGTGTTCCATACCGATGACGGCGAGCTGTACGCCATCGACGACACCTGCACCCATCAGGACGCCTCGCTCGCCGACGGCTGGCTGGAGGGCTGCGAGGTCGAATGCCCGCTGCACGCCTCGAAGTTCGACCTGCGCACCGGTGCCGTGGACGCCCCGCCGGCCAAGCACCCGGTCCGCACGCACGAGGTCGTCGTCGCGGACGGCGTGATCCATGTACGGCTCTCCGCGGAAGCGCCCCGTCTGCCGCCCTGCGTCGCGAGCCGGCTCGCCGGAGGCCCCGCGTGA
- a CDS encoding IclR family transcriptional regulator, giving the protein MSNYSTDTESSNPQAGGVQSVDRAISVLEILAQRGEAGVSEVAGEIDVHKSTAFRLLGALEARGLVEQAGERGKYRLGFGIVRLAGAVTGRIDITQQGRPVCERLAEEIGETVNIAVMQERYAINLYQVRGPGAVTAHNWVGQLTPLHATSSGKILLAHLPAKERAALLTDAGLKKVTPHTITAKTKLEKNLAEARERGYAWTLEELEIGLHAMAAPIRDRDGLVVAALSASGPSYRFTEERLHELAPLLLKGAEEISHRMGHLG; this is encoded by the coding sequence GTGAGCAACTACAGCACTGACACCGAATCGTCGAATCCGCAGGCCGGCGGGGTCCAGTCGGTGGACCGCGCCATCAGCGTCCTGGAGATCCTGGCCCAGCGCGGCGAGGCGGGCGTCAGCGAGGTGGCGGGCGAGATCGACGTTCACAAGTCCACCGCCTTCCGGCTGCTCGGCGCCCTGGAGGCACGCGGTCTGGTGGAGCAGGCGGGCGAACGCGGCAAGTACCGGCTCGGGTTCGGCATCGTCCGCCTGGCCGGCGCGGTGACGGGCCGTATCGACATCACCCAGCAGGGCCGCCCGGTCTGCGAACGCCTCGCGGAGGAGATCGGCGAGACCGTCAACATCGCGGTGATGCAGGAGCGCTACGCGATCAACCTGTACCAGGTGCGCGGCCCCGGCGCCGTCACCGCGCACAACTGGGTGGGCCAGCTCACCCCGTTGCACGCCACGTCCAGCGGCAAGATCCTGCTCGCCCATCTCCCGGCGAAGGAGCGGGCCGCGCTGCTCACCGACGCCGGGCTGAAGAAGGTCACCCCGCACACCATCACCGCGAAGACCAAGCTGGAGAAGAACCTCGCCGAGGCGCGGGAGCGGGGCTACGCCTGGACGCTGGAGGAGCTGGAGATCGGCCTGCACGCCATGGCCGCGCCGATCCGCGACCGGGACGGCCTGGTCGTCGCGGCGCTCAGCGCTTCGGGGCCCTCGTACCGCTTCACCGAGGAGCGGCTGCACGAACTGGCGCCGCTGCTGCTCAAGGGCGCGGAGGAGATCAGCCACCGGATGGGCCACCTGGGCTGA
- a CDS encoding ABC transporter permease — protein MTAVVEKPRAADPAPAPVRRERRIGRPLLVAVILGVWLVLFAVLRGRHTLSLAAADLTGLHRWFNDVNDAIGADRDSNPLFLYFFNEIRLVVDTLVTFVQELISQPSAGRPLPQIGWLGVVGLAGYVSWAVGNWRVALLAVAGFTFLGLQGLWQESMDTLALTLSAVLTALLFAIPLGVWAGVSDRVDRILKPFLDFMQTMPTFVYLAPLTLFFLIGPASATIATVIYAAPPAIRITAHAVRSVPEATVEAAESLGATRRQALLKVLLPLSRRTVILGVNQSIMAALAMVTIAALIDAPGLGKTVVQALQSLDVGTAFNAGLSIVVMAIVLDRVTTAAGVRAEAARRSGSRFAAWRRPLLGAGAAITLVLVYLSHTYVWAAEFPGEGGVGRSVASAADTATLWVQDHLSGLTNTVRDTLTEGLLNPFQTLLTDSPWWLVGAVLVALGTVFGGRRAGITAAVCVGLLVGTGLWSDAMTTLASTLVATVLVMLLGVALGVWMGRSALVDRLIRPTLDAAQVMPPFVYLVPFLALFGATRFTAIVAAVVYAAPVATKIVADGVRQVPAATVEAATAAGCGTWQLITKVQLPMARGALTLATNQGLIYVLSMVVVGGLVGAGALGYDVVAGFSQGQLYGKGLAAGLAIVLLGVMFDRITQAAARRTSA, from the coding sequence GTGACCGCCGTCGTCGAGAAACCGCGGGCGGCCGACCCCGCACCCGCCCCCGTCCGGCGCGAGAGGCGGATCGGCCGGCCCCTGCTGGTCGCCGTGATCCTCGGCGTCTGGCTGGTGCTCTTCGCCGTACTGCGCGGCCGGCACACCCTGTCCCTGGCGGCGGCCGATCTCACCGGTCTGCACCGGTGGTTCAACGACGTCAACGACGCGATCGGCGCCGACCGCGACTCCAACCCGCTCTTCCTGTACTTCTTCAACGAGATCCGCCTCGTCGTCGACACCCTGGTGACCTTCGTCCAGGAACTGATCTCCCAGCCCTCCGCCGGCCGGCCCCTGCCGCAGATCGGCTGGCTCGGTGTCGTCGGCCTCGCCGGCTATGTCTCCTGGGCCGTGGGCAACTGGCGGGTCGCGCTGCTCGCGGTCGCCGGGTTCACCTTCCTCGGGCTCCAGGGCCTGTGGCAGGAGAGCATGGACACCCTGGCGCTCACCCTCTCGGCGGTCCTGACGGCACTGCTGTTCGCGATCCCGCTGGGCGTGTGGGCGGGCGTCTCCGACCGCGTCGACCGGATCCTGAAGCCGTTCCTCGACTTCATGCAGACCATGCCGACCTTCGTCTACCTGGCGCCGCTGACGCTGTTCTTCCTCATCGGCCCCGCCTCCGCCACCATCGCCACGGTGATCTACGCGGCACCGCCCGCCATCAGGATCACCGCGCACGCCGTACGGTCCGTGCCCGAGGCCACCGTCGAGGCCGCCGAGTCGCTCGGCGCGACCCGCCGCCAGGCCCTGCTGAAGGTCCTGCTGCCGCTGTCCCGGCGGACCGTGATCCTCGGCGTCAACCAGTCGATCATGGCGGCGCTGGCCATGGTGACCATCGCGGCCCTCATCGACGCGCCCGGCCTCGGCAAGACCGTCGTCCAGGCGCTCCAGTCGCTCGACGTGGGCACCGCCTTCAACGCGGGCCTGTCCATCGTCGTCATGGCGATCGTCCTCGACCGGGTCACCACCGCCGCCGGGGTCCGCGCGGAGGCCGCCCGGCGGTCCGGCAGCCGCTTCGCGGCCTGGCGGCGGCCGCTGCTGGGCGCGGGCGCGGCGATCACCCTGGTCCTGGTCTATCTCTCGCACACCTATGTGTGGGCGGCGGAGTTCCCCGGCGAGGGCGGCGTCGGACGCTCCGTCGCGAGCGCGGCCGACACCGCCACGCTCTGGGTGCAGGACCATCTCTCCGGGCTCACCAACACCGTCCGCGACACCCTCACCGAGGGACTGCTCAACCCGTTCCAGACCCTGCTCACCGACTCCCCGTGGTGGCTCGTCGGCGCCGTGCTCGTCGCGCTCGGCACCGTGTTCGGCGGGCGGCGCGCCGGGATCACCGCGGCGGTGTGCGTCGGTCTGCTGGTCGGCACCGGCCTGTGGTCGGACGCGATGACGACCCTCGCCTCGACGCTCGTCGCCACGGTGCTCGTGATGCTGCTCGGCGTCGCCCTCGGCGTCTGGATGGGGCGCAGCGCGCTGGTGGACCGGCTGATCCGGCCGACGCTCGACGCGGCCCAGGTGATGCCGCCGTTCGTCTATCTCGTGCCGTTCCTCGCGCTGTTCGGGGCGACCCGCTTCACGGCGATCGTCGCCGCCGTCGTCTACGCCGCCCCCGTCGCCACGAAGATCGTCGCGGACGGGGTGCGGCAGGTGCCCGCCGCCACCGTGGAGGCGGCCACCGCGGCCGGATGCGGCACCTGGCAGCTCATCACCAAGGTCCAGCTCCCGATGGCCCGCGGCGCGCTGACCCTCGCGACCAACCAGGGGCTGATCTACGTCCTGTCGATGGTCGTGGTCGGCGGTCTGGTGGGCGCGGGCGCCCTCGGCTACGACGTCGTGGCCGGTTTCTCGCAGGGCCAGTTGTACGGGAAGGGGCTCGCCGCGGGGCTGGCCATCGTCCTTCTCGGTGTCATGTTCGACCGGATCACCCAGGCAGCGGCGCGGCGTACCAGCGCGTAA
- the betA gene encoding choline dehydrogenase yields the protein MAPLQYDFVIVGGGSAGSALANRLSADPANKVLVLEAGRPDRPWDVFIHMPAALTYPIGSRFYDWKYESEPEPHMGGRRIYHARGKVLGGSSSINGMIFQRGNPLDYERWAAGPGMETWDYAHCLPYFRRMENCLAAGPDDEFRGHDGPLVLERGPATNPLFGAFLAATQEAGYAPTDDVNGYRQEGFAAFDRNVHRGRRLSASKAYLKPVRRRPNLTVRTRALVTRVLFEGKRAVGVEYRRGKGAPRQVRAREVILCGGAINSPQLLQLSGIGNAAELGALGIDVVHDLPGVGENLQDHLEVYVQYACRQPVSVQPYLAKWRAPFIGLQWLFRKGPAATNHFEAGGFARSNDDVAYPNLMFHFLPIAVRYDGSAPAGGHGYQVHVGPMYSDARGSVKIKSRDPREHPALRFNYLSTAQDRREWVEAIRVARAILAQPALAPYNDGEVSPGPSVETDEEILAWVAREGETALHPSCTCRMGTDDMAVVDPTSLRVHGVDGLRVVDASVMPYVTNGNIYAPVMMIAEKAADLILGNEPLAPSGAVYYRHPDGRKQTTP from the coding sequence ATGGCTCCCTTGCAGTACGACTTCGTCATCGTCGGCGGCGGATCGGCCGGCAGCGCACTGGCGAACAGGCTCTCGGCGGACCCGGCGAACAAGGTGCTGGTCCTGGAGGCCGGCCGCCCGGACCGTCCGTGGGACGTCTTCATCCACATGCCCGCGGCGCTGACCTATCCGATCGGCAGCCGTTTCTACGACTGGAAGTACGAGTCCGAGCCCGAACCCCATATGGGCGGCCGGCGCATCTATCACGCACGCGGCAAGGTGCTGGGCGGCTCCAGCAGCATCAACGGCATGATCTTCCAGCGCGGCAACCCCCTGGACTACGAGCGCTGGGCGGCCGGTCCCGGGATGGAGACCTGGGACTACGCGCACTGTCTGCCGTACTTCCGGCGGATGGAGAACTGTCTCGCGGCCGGCCCCGACGACGAGTTCCGCGGTCACGACGGCCCCCTCGTCCTGGAACGCGGCCCGGCCACCAACCCCCTGTTCGGCGCCTTCCTCGCCGCCACCCAGGAGGCGGGCTACGCCCCCACCGACGACGTCAACGGCTACCGCCAGGAGGGCTTCGCCGCCTTCGACCGCAACGTCCACCGCGGACGGCGGCTGTCCGCCTCCAAGGCGTACCTCAAGCCCGTGAGGCGGCGCCCCAACCTCACCGTGCGGACCAGGGCGCTCGTCACCCGCGTGCTGTTCGAGGGCAAACGCGCCGTCGGCGTCGAGTACCGGCGCGGCAAGGGCGCACCGCGCCAGGTCCGCGCCCGCGAGGTGATCCTGTGCGGCGGGGCGATCAACTCCCCGCAGCTTCTTCAGCTCTCCGGCATCGGCAACGCGGCGGAACTGGGCGCCCTCGGCATCGACGTCGTCCACGATCTGCCGGGCGTCGGCGAGAACCTCCAGGACCATCTGGAGGTCTACGTCCAGTACGCCTGCCGGCAGCCCGTCTCCGTGCAGCCGTACCTGGCCAAGTGGCGCGCCCCCTTCATCGGACTCCAGTGGCTCTTCCGCAAGGGCCCCGCCGCGACCAACCACTTCGAGGCCGGCGGATTCGCCCGCAGCAACGACGACGTCGCCTACCCCAACCTGATGTTCCACTTCCTGCCGATCGCCGTCCGCTACGACGGCTCCGCCCCGGCCGGCGGCCACGGCTACCAGGTGCACGTCGGGCCGATGTACTCCGACGCCCGCGGCTCGGTGAAGATCAAGAGCAGGGATCCGCGCGAACACCCGGCGCTGCGCTTCAACTACCTCTCCACCGCGCAGGACCGCCGTGAATGGGTGGAGGCGATCCGGGTGGCCCGCGCGATCCTCGCGCAGCCCGCGCTCGCCCCCTACAACGACGGCGAGGTCTCGCCCGGCCCGTCGGTGGAGACCGACGAGGAGATCCTCGCCTGGGTCGCCCGGGAGGGCGAGACGGCCCTGCACCCCTCCTGCACCTGCCGGATGGGCACCGACGACATGGCCGTCGTCGACCCGACGAGCCTGCGTGTCCACGGAGTCGACGGACTGCGGGTGGTCGACGCGTCGGTGATGCCGTACGTCACCAACGGCAACATCTACGCGCCCGTGATGATGATCGCCGAGAAGGCCGCCGACCTGATCCTCGGCAACGAACCCCTGGCGCCGTCCGGGGCCGTGTACTACCGCCACCCCGACGGCCGGAAACAGACAACCCCTTGA
- a CDS encoding quaternary amine ABC transporter ATP-binding protein: MTPTRTEVPPPRGTARDASATPVVSVRNLWKVFGPKAERVPDSEELRGLTRRELLDRTGCTAAVRAVDFDVRPGEVFVVMGLSGSGKSTLVRCLTRLVEPTAGRIEFEGEDIRRADRARLRELRRSKFSMVFQHFGLLPHRQVLDNVAFGLEIRGTGRAERTRRAREVVELVGLAGYEHAYPDQLSGGMQQRVGLARALAGDPDVLFFDEPFSALDPLIRRDMQNEVVRLHREVGKTMVFITHDLSEALRLGDRILIMRDGRTVQCGTGDDLVGAPADDYVRSFVKDVPRGDVLTLRRIMRAPTDDDALDGPELGPHVVVREATRAVLAAEKPVKVVENGELLGIVGDEEILAVVAGREGDG; the protein is encoded by the coding sequence GTGACCCCCACCCGGACCGAGGTCCCCCCGCCGCGCGGCACAGCGCGGGACGCGTCCGCCACCCCGGTCGTCTCCGTGCGCAATCTGTGGAAGGTGTTCGGGCCGAAGGCCGAACGGGTCCCCGACTCCGAGGAGTTGCGCGGGCTGACCCGCCGCGAACTGCTGGACCGCACCGGCTGCACCGCCGCCGTCCGCGCCGTGGACTTCGACGTCCGGCCCGGCGAGGTCTTCGTCGTCATGGGACTCTCCGGATCCGGCAAGTCCACCCTGGTGCGCTGTCTGACCCGGCTGGTCGAACCCACCGCCGGCCGCATCGAGTTCGAGGGCGAGGACATCCGCCGCGCCGACCGGGCCCGCCTGCGCGAGCTGCGGCGCAGCAAATTCTCCATGGTCTTCCAGCACTTCGGCCTGCTGCCGCACCGTCAGGTGCTGGACAACGTCGCCTTCGGCCTGGAGATACGCGGCACCGGCCGGGCCGAACGCACCCGGCGGGCCAGGGAGGTCGTGGAACTGGTCGGACTCGCCGGCTACGAACACGCCTACCCCGACCAGCTCTCCGGCGGGATGCAACAACGCGTCGGCCTCGCACGGGCGTTGGCCGGCGACCCCGACGTCCTCTTCTTCGACGAGCCGTTCTCCGCCCTCGACCCGCTGATCCGCCGCGACATGCAGAACGAGGTCGTCCGTCTGCACCGCGAGGTCGGCAAGACGATGGTGTTCATCACCCACGACCTCTCCGAGGCCCTCAGACTCGGCGACCGCATCCTCATCATGCGCGACGGCCGCACCGTCCAGTGCGGCACCGGCGACGATCTCGTAGGCGCCCCGGCGGACGACTACGTCCGCTCGTTCGTCAAGGACGTGCCCCGCGGCGACGTCCTCACCCTGCGCCGCATCATGCGCGCCCCCACCGACGACGACGCCCTCGACGGCCCCGAACTCGGCCCCCACGTCGTCGTACGGGAGGCCACCCGCGCGGTGCTCGCCGCCGAGAAACCCGTCAAGGTCGTCGAGAACGGCGAACTGCTCGGCATCGTCGGCGACGAGGAGATCCTCGCGGTGGTCGCCGGCCGGGAGGGCGACGGGTGA
- a CDS encoding NAD(P)/FAD-dependent oxidoreductase, giving the protein MRTVAVVGASLAGLSAARALRGQGYDGRLVVIGEEAHRPYDRPPLSKEFLSGTLGEAELALETDGEDLRAEWLLGVRATHLDTTPLPGGTVHLSDGRSVRADGVVIATGAAPRTLPGSTGLAGVHTLRTLDDARALRDELALGGRLVVIGGGFIGAEVAATASGLGLDVTVVEAAPTPLAGPLGETMGALVSALHTDHGVRLWCGVGVKGLGGEARVDAVLLEDGRSVPADIVVVGVGAGPCVEWLEGSGLRLDDGVVCGADGRTDLAGVVAVGDCAAWWDPRTGAHRRVEHWTGARERPAAAVAALLTGGAVAPGVPRAPYFWSDQYGVRVQFAGHAAGADSVTVEAGTPEGRDVLAVYRSAGRPVAVLGMNQPRLFTRWRKQLA; this is encoded by the coding sequence GTGAGGACGGTCGCCGTCGTGGGGGCCTCCCTGGCGGGCCTGTCCGCGGCACGCGCGCTGCGCGGGCAGGGCTACGACGGACGGCTCGTCGTCATCGGCGAGGAGGCCCATCGCCCCTACGACCGGCCGCCGTTGTCCAAGGAGTTCCTGTCCGGCACCCTCGGTGAGGCGGAACTCGCGCTGGAGACGGACGGCGAGGACCTGCGGGCGGAGTGGCTGCTCGGCGTCCGCGCGACACACCTCGACACAACGCCCCTTCCCGGTGGCACGGTTCACCTCTCCGACGGCCGGAGCGTCCGCGCCGACGGCGTCGTGATCGCCACCGGCGCCGCCCCGCGCACCCTGCCCGGCAGTACGGGCCTCGCCGGGGTGCACACCCTGCGCACCCTGGACGACGCCCGCGCCCTGCGCGACGAACTGGCCCTCGGCGGACGGCTGGTGGTGATCGGCGGCGGCTTCATCGGCGCCGAGGTCGCCGCCACCGCGTCCGGTCTCGGCCTGGACGTCACGGTGGTCGAGGCCGCTCCGACTCCGCTCGCCGGACCGCTCGGGGAGACCATGGGCGCCCTCGTCTCCGCCCTCCACACCGACCACGGCGTACGGCTGTGGTGCGGGGTGGGCGTCAAGGGGCTCGGCGGTGAGGCCCGGGTCGACGCCGTCCTGCTGGAGGACGGCCGCAGTGTCCCGGCGGACATCGTCGTCGTCGGCGTGGGGGCCGGGCCGTGCGTCGAGTGGCTGGAGGGCTCCGGCCTCCGCCTGGACGACGGCGTGGTCTGCGGCGCGGACGGCAGGACCGACCTGGCCGGGGTGGTCGCGGTCGGCGACTGCGCCGCCTGGTGGGACCCGCGCACCGGCGCCCACCGCCGGGTCGAGCACTGGACCGGCGCCCGGGAGCGGCCGGCCGCCGCCGTCGCCGCCCTGCTGACGGGCGGCGCGGTCGCACCCGGCGTGCCCAGGGCGCCGTACTTCTGGTCGGACCAGTACGGCGTACGCGTCCAGTTCGCCGGGCACGCGGCCGGCGCCGACAGCGTGACGGTCGAGGCGGGCACCCCGGAGGGGCGTGACGTCCTGGCCGTCTACCGGAGCGCCGGACGGCCGGTGGCCGTCCTGGGGATGAACCAGCCCCGGCTGTTCACCCGTTGGCGCAAGCAACTCGCCTGA
- a CDS encoding aldehyde dehydrogenase family protein: MADLYVDGAWRAPVAGGLRDIRCPADGTLAATVSEGTRPDTEAAIAAARRAFDTGPWPRTPERERGALLLRTAALIERDAKEFARAESLDTGKRLVESEYDIADVVSCLRHYGGIAGTDAGRVIDTGRDDAVSRVVHEPVGVCGLITPWNYPLLQASWKVAPALLAGNTLVLKPSELTPSTAILLMRALEEAGLPAGAANLVLGAGPEVGAPLADHPDVDLVSFTGGLATGRRIMAAAAAGVKKVALELGGKNPNVVFADADFDTAVDFALTAVFLHSGQVCSAGARLIVEDCLHDRFVDEVVRRARRIRLGGPFDPDAETGPLISAAHRDKVEAYVAAGLAEGAVLRCGGRRPDDPALAAGHYYPPTVLDECRQDMGVVHEESFGPVLTVERFTDEDDAVRIANDTDYGLAGAVWTQDAGKAQRVARALRHGTVWINDYHPYVPQAEWGGFGHSGVGRELGPTGLDEYREPKHIWQNIQPRPQRWFRG; encoded by the coding sequence GTGGCAGACCTGTACGTGGACGGCGCATGGCGGGCCCCGGTGGCCGGCGGCCTCCGGGACATCCGATGTCCCGCCGACGGCACCCTCGCGGCGACCGTCTCCGAGGGAACCCGCCCCGACACGGAGGCCGCCATCGCCGCCGCCCGCCGGGCCTTCGACACGGGACCCTGGCCGCGCACCCCCGAACGCGAGCGCGGCGCCCTGCTGTTGCGCACCGCCGCCCTGATCGAGCGCGACGCCAAGGAGTTCGCCCGCGCCGAATCCCTCGACACCGGCAAACGGCTGGTGGAGAGCGAGTACGACATCGCCGACGTCGTCTCCTGTCTGCGCCACTACGGCGGCATCGCGGGCACCGACGCGGGCCGGGTGATCGACACCGGCCGCGACGACGCCGTGAGCCGCGTCGTCCACGAACCGGTCGGCGTGTGCGGGCTGATCACCCCCTGGAACTACCCGCTGCTCCAGGCGTCCTGGAAGGTCGCGCCCGCCCTGCTGGCCGGCAACACGCTCGTCCTCAAACCCAGTGAACTGACCCCCTCCACCGCGATCTTGCTCATGCGGGCGCTGGAAGAGGCCGGGCTCCCGGCCGGTGCCGCCAACCTCGTCCTCGGCGCCGGACCCGAGGTGGGCGCGCCCCTCGCGGACCACCCCGACGTCGACCTCGTCTCCTTCACCGGCGGCCTCGCGACCGGACGGCGGATCATGGCCGCCGCCGCGGCGGGCGTGAAGAAGGTCGCCCTCGAACTCGGCGGCAAGAACCCCAACGTGGTGTTCGCCGACGCCGACTTCGACACCGCGGTGGACTTCGCGCTCACCGCCGTCTTCCTGCACTCCGGCCAGGTCTGCTCCGCCGGCGCCCGCCTGATCGTCGAGGACTGCCTGCACGACCGTTTCGTGGACGAGGTCGTCCGCCGCGCCCGGCGGATCCGCCTCGGCGGCCCCTTCGACCCCGACGCCGAGACCGGACCGCTGATCTCCGCCGCCCACCGCGACAAGGTCGAGGCGTACGTCGCGGCCGGCCTCGCCGAGGGCGCCGTCCTGCGCTGCGGCGGCCGCCGTCCCGACGACCCCGCCCTCGCCGCCGGCCACTACTACCCGCCGACCGTCCTCGACGAGTGCCGGCAGGACATGGGCGTCGTGCACGAGGAGTCCTTCGGACCCGTGCTCACCGTGGAGCGCTTCACCGACGAGGACGACGCCGTACGCATCGCCAACGACACCGACTACGGACTCGCCGGAGCCGTCTGGACCCAGGACGCCGGAAAGGCCCAGCGGGTCGCCCGCGCGCTGCGCCACGGCACGGTGTGGATCAACGACTACCACCCCTATGTGCCGCAGGCGGAATGGGGTGGCTTCGGGCACTCGGGCGTGGGCCGGGAGCTGGGACCGACCGGCCTGGACGAATACCGGGAACCCAAACACATCTGGCAGAACATCCAACCCCGGCCGCAGCGCTGGTTCCGCGGCTGA
- a CDS encoding aromatic ring-hydroxylating oxygenase subunit alpha, with protein sequence MTSTGLPDSLIATLPGASYTDPGIFAQEQERIFETMWFCVARSSDLARPGAFRTVDVGRESVLVTRARDHSIRAYFNVCRHRGAKLLTEESGEVRRAFQCPYHAWTYGLDGTLVAAPNLTRMPDVGRTEYGLVSVATREWLGYVWVCLAERPPSFEEDVVGEVVGRLGDVESIEHYGIENLSVGRRIVYDVKANWKLIVENFMECYHCATIHPELTEVLPEFADGYAAQYYVGHGAEFGADIEGFTVDGSAGLDRIPGVAEEQDRRYYAITVKPQVFINLVPDHVILHRMYPAAVDRTIVECDWLYLPHVVESGKDVSRSVELFDRVNRQDFEACERTQPGMRSRLYAKGGVLVPSEHHIGAFHTWVTERLGTAGRP encoded by the coding sequence GTGACCTCGACCGGCCTGCCCGACAGCCTGATCGCCACCCTCCCCGGCGCCTCCTACACCGATCCCGGGATCTTCGCCCAGGAACAGGAGCGCATCTTCGAGACCATGTGGTTCTGTGTCGCGCGCTCCTCCGACCTGGCCAGGCCCGGCGCCTTCCGCACGGTCGACGTGGGCCGCGAGAGCGTCCTCGTCACCCGGGCCCGCGACCACTCGATCCGCGCCTACTTCAACGTCTGCCGGCACCGCGGGGCGAAACTGCTCACCGAGGAGTCCGGCGAGGTCAGACGGGCCTTCCAATGCCCGTACCACGCCTGGACCTACGGCCTGGACGGCACACTGGTCGCCGCGCCCAACCTCACCAGGATGCCCGACGTCGGCCGCACCGAGTACGGCCTGGTGAGCGTGGCCACCCGCGAGTGGCTCGGCTATGTCTGGGTCTGCCTCGCGGAACGGCCGCCGTCCTTCGAGGAGGACGTCGTCGGCGAGGTCGTCGGCCGGCTCGGCGACGTCGAGTCGATCGAGCACTACGGCATCGAGAACCTCTCCGTCGGCCGGCGGATCGTGTACGACGTGAAGGCCAACTGGAAGCTCATCGTCGAGAACTTCATGGAGTGCTACCACTGCGCCACGATCCACCCCGAACTCACCGAGGTGCTGCCGGAGTTCGCCGACGGCTACGCCGCCCAGTACTACGTGGGCCACGGCGCCGAGTTCGGCGCGGACATCGAGGGCTTCACCGTCGACGGCTCGGCGGGCCTGGACCGGATACCGGGCGTCGCCGAGGAACAGGACCGGCGCTACTACGCGATCACCGTCAAACCGCAGGTGTTCATCAACCTCGTGCCCGACCACGTCATCCTCCACCGGATGTACCCGGCGGCCGTCGACCGCACGATCGTCGAGTGCGACTGGCTGTATCTCCCGCACGTCGTGGAGAGCGGCAAGGACGTCAGCCGGTCCGTGGAGCTGTTCGACCGGGTCAACCGGCAGGACTTCGAGGCGTGCGAGCGCACCCAGCCGGGGATGAGGTCCCGGCTGTACGCCAAGGGCGGTGTGCTGGTGCCCAGCGAGCACCACATCGGCGCCTTCCACACCTGGGTGACCGAACGCCTGGGCACGGCGGGGCGACCGTAG